One part of the Neisseria zalophi genome encodes these proteins:
- a CDS encoding fimbrial biogenesis chaperone: MQWSKLKPVLTGIALSAFAFGSHAAGLQISPTGLSLPAKQRAGIFTLTNTDSAPLTAQVRVYRWTQDENGQDVLTPTRDVIASPPMVKLAAGGVQQFRVIRAQPAKAAEEAYRLVVDELPAPDKQPQKGLQFVLRYSVPLFLNQSEDPNTQLQWEAEASGGKVILKAKNIGAAHAQLSHIVFNRAADNTDKNLVAGLAGYILPGKTGQYTLDISPAALRQGQLSVTVNGRPTRPEVRFAAP; this comes from the coding sequence ATGCAATGGTCTAAACTCAAACCCGTTCTCACCGGCATCGCGCTAAGTGCTTTCGCATTCGGTAGCCATGCCGCCGGGCTGCAAATCAGCCCGACCGGGCTTTCCCTGCCCGCCAAACAGCGGGCGGGTATTTTCACCCTAACCAATACGGACAGTGCACCTTTAACCGCGCAAGTGCGTGTTTACCGTTGGACTCAAGACGAAAACGGTCAAGACGTGCTCACGCCTACCCGTGATGTGATTGCCAGTCCGCCTATGGTGAAGTTGGCCGCAGGCGGCGTACAGCAATTCAGGGTTATCCGTGCACAACCGGCGAAAGCGGCAGAAGAAGCCTACCGTTTGGTAGTTGATGAGCTGCCCGCACCGGATAAACAGCCTCAAAAAGGTTTGCAGTTTGTATTGCGTTATTCCGTACCATTGTTTTTAAACCAATCTGAAGACCCAAACACACAGCTTCAATGGGAGGCTGAGGCATCCGGCGGCAAAGTTATTCTGAAAGCCAAAAATATCGGTGCCGCCCATGCCCAACTCAGCCATATTGTTTTCAACCGTGCGGCCGACAATACCGATAAAAATCTGGTTGCCGGGCTGGCAGGCTATATATTGCCGGGTAAAACCGGACAATACACCTTAGATATATCACCCGCCGCTCTGCGCCAAGGTCAATTATCCGTTACCGTTAACGGCCGCCCTACCCGACCGGA
- a CDS encoding Csu type fimbrial protein, producing the protein MKTVKNIFVLTSTMAALLASGNVAAEEKTADFYVTIRITPVCEVVTSTGSKPTQEATAPSAGADIDFGEYPSNHTNNVDKQSKGNSTSAIQVKCSQGLPYNIALTPETEDDTSGGGKMVSITPTTNSEKIAYKLFQNTERNQAWGNQPTNMLSAQGQGFKTAVNHIVYGRVAGDQFDKPVGRYADKVTVTVKY; encoded by the coding sequence ATGAAAACGGTAAAAAACATTTTTGTACTCACTTCTACAATGGCTGCTTTACTGGCTTCTGGTAATGTTGCGGCTGAAGAAAAAACAGCAGATTTCTATGTCACGATTCGAATCACTCCGGTTTGTGAAGTTGTCACAAGCACAGGCAGTAAACCAACTCAAGAAGCAACCGCACCGTCGGCAGGCGCAGACATTGATTTTGGAGAATATCCATCTAATCACACAAACAATGTAGACAAACAAAGTAAAGGCAACAGCACTTCAGCAATTCAAGTTAAATGTAGCCAAGGTTTGCCATATAACATCGCACTGACCCCTGAAACTGAAGATGACACATCAGGAGGCGGGAAAATGGTTTCAATAACGCCTACGACAAACTCTGAAAAAATCGCCTATAAATTATTTCAAAATACCGAAAGAAATCAGGCTTGGGGGAATCAACCTACCAATATGTTATCCGCTCAAGGACAAGGTTTCAAAACAGCGGTTAATCATATCGTTTATGGTCGTGTAGCAGGCGATCAGTTTGACAAACCTGTCGGCCGTTATGCGGATAAAGTAACCGTAACGGTTAAATATTAA
- a CDS encoding proline--tRNA ligase, with the protein MKASQFFISTLKEAPAEATLASHKLMLRAGLIKANASGLYTWMPMGLRVLRKVENIVREEMNRAGAVELLMPVVQPAELWQESGRWEFYGKELLRLKDRHDRDFCMGPTCEEVITDIVRKEITSYKQLPKNFYHIQTKFRDEVRPRFGVMRAREFVMKDAYSFHTDYESLVKDGYQPMYDAYCRVFNRLGLNYRPVAADTGSIGGTGSHEFQVLAESGEDVIAYSDESDFAANVELAPTLPLQGDRAAAAETLTKVNTPNTKTIADLAAFLNIPAEKTLKSIVVAGEEEGDLVLLLLRGDHEFNDIKAEKLEGVKSPLTMASPEAIRNAFGANGGSLGPVGFKGRVYADYAVEKAADWVTGANEDDYHYTGFNFGRDAAEPVFVDLRNVVEGDPSPDGKGRLKLARGIEVGHVFQLRDKYSQAMNATVLDNNGKSQVMEMGCYGIGITRIVAAAIEQNNDERGIIWTQAMAPFAVVIVPMNYKKSEAVKAAADKIYAELSEQGIDVLLDDRDERAGVLLNDSELLGIPHRIVIGDRALKEGNVEYADRRENQAQAVALNEIIRKISAVLKA; encoded by the coding sequence ATGAAAGCCAGCCAATTTTTTATTTCCACCTTAAAAGAAGCACCTGCCGAAGCCACGCTTGCCAGCCATAAACTGATGTTGCGTGCCGGCCTGATTAAAGCCAACGCATCGGGTTTATACACATGGATGCCGATGGGTTTGCGCGTATTGCGTAAAGTTGAAAATATTGTGCGCGAAGAAATGAACCGCGCCGGTGCGGTGGAATTGCTAATGCCCGTGGTGCAACCTGCCGAGCTGTGGCAGGAAAGCGGCCGTTGGGAGTTTTACGGTAAAGAGCTGCTGCGCCTGAAAGACCGCCACGACCGCGATTTCTGTATGGGGCCGACTTGCGAAGAAGTGATTACCGATATTGTGCGCAAGGAAATCACCAGCTACAAACAACTGCCGAAAAATTTCTACCATATTCAAACCAAATTCCGCGACGAAGTGCGCCCGCGTTTCGGCGTGATGCGTGCCCGTGAATTTGTGATGAAAGATGCTTATTCATTCCATACCGATTATGAATCTTTGGTGAAAGACGGCTATCAGCCGATGTATGACGCCTATTGCCGCGTGTTCAACCGCTTGGGCTTAAACTACCGCCCGGTTGCGGCCGATACCGGCAGTATCGGCGGCACCGGTTCGCATGAATTCCAAGTGTTGGCCGAAAGCGGTGAGGACGTGATTGCATACAGCGACGAATCGGATTTTGCCGCTAATGTTGAATTGGCACCGACGCTGCCGCTTCAAGGCGACCGTGCTGCCGCAGCCGAAACACTCACCAAAGTGAACACTCCGAACACCAAAACCATTGCCGATTTGGCCGCCTTTTTAAATATTCCTGCCGAAAAAACACTGAAATCCATTGTGGTGGCGGGTGAAGAAGAGGGTGATTTGGTTCTGTTGCTATTGCGCGGCGATCATGAGTTTAACGATATCAAAGCCGAAAAACTCGAAGGCGTAAAATCACCGCTAACGATGGCATCGCCCGAAGCCATTCGCAATGCGTTCGGCGCCAACGGCGGCTCACTCGGCCCGGTTGGCTTTAAAGGCAGAGTTTATGCCGATTATGCCGTTGAAAAAGCAGCGGATTGGGTAACCGGTGCCAATGAAGACGACTATCACTATACCGGCTTTAATTTCGGGCGCGATGCGGCCGAGCCGGTGTTTGTCGATTTACGCAATGTGGTTGAGGGCGACCCCAGCCCCGATGGCAAAGGCCGTCTGAAACTGGCGCGCGGTATCGAAGTCGGCCATGTGTTCCAATTACGCGATAAATATTCGCAAGCCATGAATGCCACGGTTTTAGACAATAACGGCAAATCGCAAGTAATGGAAATGGGCTGCTACGGCATCGGCATCACCCGCATTGTGGCCGCCGCCATCGAGCAAAACAATGACGAGCGCGGCATTATTTGGACGCAAGCTATGGCGCCGTTTGCTGTGGTGATTGTGCCGATGAACTATAAAAAATCCGAAGCGGTAAAAGCAGCGGCTGATAAGATTTATGCCGAACTTTCCGAACAAGGTATTGATGTGTTGCTAGACGACCGCGACGAACGCGCCGGTGTATTGCTCAACGACAGCGAATTATTGGGCATTCCACACCGTATCGTTATCGGCGACCGCGCCTTAAAAGAGGGCAATGTAGAATATGCCGACCGCCGTGAAAATCAAGCGCAAGCCGTAGCTTTGAATGAAATTATCCGCAAAATCAGCGCAGTATTGAAAGCTTAA
- the prpF gene encoding 2-methylaconitate cis-trans isomerase PrpF, giving the protein MNYSPQIKIAAVYYRGGTSKGVFFKLGDLPEAAQQPGEARDKILLRVLGSPDPYGKQIDGLGNASSSTSKAVILDKSTRPDHDVDYLFGQVSIDKPFVDWSGNCGNLTAAVGAFAIENGLVDTAKIPENGVCTVRIWQKNISKTIIAHIPITNGQVQETGDFELDGVTFPAAEIKIEFLDPADGEGDMFPTGQIVDELDVPGIGRLKATMINSGIPTIFVRAADIGYTGTELQDDINNDAAALEKLETIRTYGALKMGLISDPAEAATRQHTPKIAWVAEPKDYTASSGKAVRAADIDVLVRAMSMGKLHHAMMGTASVAIATAAAIPGTLVNLAAGGGERSEIRFGHPSGTLRVGAAAEQQNGKWTATKAIMSRSARVIMEGYVRIPGDSF; this is encoded by the coding sequence ATGAACTACTCCCCGCAAATTAAAATCGCTGCGGTGTATTACCGTGGTGGTACGTCTAAAGGTGTTTTCTTCAAACTGGGCGACTTGCCCGAAGCGGCGCAACAGCCGGGCGAGGCGCGCGATAAAATTTTATTGCGCGTATTGGGCAGCCCCGATCCTTATGGCAAGCAGATCGACGGTTTGGGCAATGCCAGCTCTTCCACCAGCAAGGCGGTTATCTTAGATAAAAGCACGCGGCCGGATCATGATGTCGATTATCTGTTCGGCCAAGTGTCTATTGATAAGCCGTTTGTCGATTGGAGCGGCAATTGCGGCAACCTTACCGCCGCCGTTGGCGCGTTTGCGATTGAAAACGGTTTGGTCGATACGGCCAAAATTCCTGAAAACGGCGTTTGTACGGTGCGTATCTGGCAGAAAAACATCAGCAAAACCATTATCGCCCATATTCCCATCACCAACGGCCAAGTTCAGGAAACGGGAGATTTCGAGCTGGACGGCGTCACCTTTCCCGCTGCCGAAATCAAAATTGAGTTTTTGGATCCGGCCGACGGCGAGGGCGATATGTTCCCCACCGGGCAGATTGTGGATGAATTGGATGTGCCGGGTATAGGCCGTCTGAAAGCCACTATGATTAATTCGGGCATTCCCACCATTTTTGTCCGCGCCGCCGATATCGGCTATACCGGCACGGAATTGCAGGATGATATCAATAATGATGCCGCCGCTTTGGAAAAGCTGGAAACCATCCGCACTTACGGCGCATTAAAAATGGGCTTAATCAGCGACCCTGCCGAAGCGGCCACCCGCCAACACACCCCCAAAATCGCTTGGGTTGCCGAGCCGAAAGACTATACCGCCTCAAGCGGCAAAGCCGTGCGCGCGGCCGATATTGATGTTTTAGTACGCGCCATGAGCATGGGCAAACTGCATCATGCCATGATGGGCACCGCTTCCGTCGCCATTGCCACCGCTGCCGCCATTCCCGGCACGTTAGTGAATCTGGCCGCAGGCGGCGGCGAACGCAGCGAAATACGCTTCGGCCACCCTTCCGGCACATTACGCGTCGGCGCAGCCGCCGAACAGCAAAACGGCAAATGGACGGCCACCAAAGCCATTATGAGCCGCAGCGCGCGCGTGATTATGGAAGGTTATGTCCGCATACCGGGCGACAGTTTTTAA
- the drt2 gene encoding antiviral reverse transcriptase Drt2, with protein MNDYPWFKKRGYLHFDSPMNEEQAYKLVSSPRNVITNSFYPFISHKLSIPKLKKDEDGKLTRDPKPREISYASHKDSHIFSYYAYLLNEKYEELLKNEFKSINNSVLAFRKLGKNNIDFAFQAFKYIKEVKNCTAIALDISNFFGNLDHKILKEKWCKVLGKERLPDDHFSVFKAITQYTTISRDKIYEEFNISLHTPRSNNRKKICSPKEFRELRNKNRTLFENKLFISNKNKGIPQGSPISALLSNIYMIDFDIKLNKKIMELQGLYLRYCDDILCIVPTSEIHNIKEFIEKEKEFIEKEIDNLNLKINSKKTEIISFEYDLNKQKIINEKRLQYLGFILHNESITIRPAAFTKYSRKMKRGVSLAKQTQRKYNRIRQKNNQDNKELFKKKLYTTYSHFGKRNFISYGKKAAKTMNSPQIRKQLKPLWKKLQSKIESE; from the coding sequence ATGAATGACTATCCTTGGTTTAAAAAACGTGGGTATCTACATTTCGATTCCCCTATGAATGAAGAACAAGCGTATAAGCTTGTTTCATCTCCTCGAAATGTTATAACAAATAGTTTTTATCCATTTATTTCACATAAGTTATCAATTCCAAAATTAAAAAAAGACGAAGATGGAAAATTAACTCGTGATCCTAAACCAAGAGAAATATCCTATGCCTCTCATAAAGATAGCCACATATTTAGCTACTATGCATATTTACTGAATGAAAAATACGAAGAATTACTAAAGAATGAGTTTAAAAGCATCAATAATTCTGTATTAGCTTTCAGAAAATTAGGGAAAAATAATATCGATTTTGCTTTTCAAGCATTTAAATATATTAAAGAAGTGAAGAATTGTACTGCTATTGCTCTTGATATATCTAATTTTTTTGGTAACTTAGATCATAAAATATTAAAGGAAAAATGGTGTAAAGTGTTAGGTAAGGAAAGATTACCCGATGATCATTTTTCTGTATTCAAAGCAATTACTCAATATACTACTATCTCTAGAGATAAAATATATGAAGAATTCAACATTTCTCTTCATACACCTCGAAGCAACAATAGAAAGAAAATTTGCTCACCAAAAGAATTTCGGGAATTGCGAAATAAAAATCGCACTTTATTTGAAAATAAATTATTTATTTCAAATAAAAATAAAGGAATTCCTCAAGGCTCTCCAATCAGTGCATTACTATCTAATATTTATATGATTGATTTTGATATCAAATTAAATAAAAAAATCATGGAATTACAAGGTTTATATTTAAGATATTGTGATGATATTTTATGTATAGTACCAACATCAGAAATACATAATATCAAAGAATTTATTGAGAAAGAAAAAGAATTTATTGAGAAAGAAATTGATAATCTAAATTTGAAAATCAATTCCAAAAAAACAGAAATTATATCTTTTGAGTATGATCTTAATAAGCAAAAAATCATCAACGAGAAAAGGTTACAATATTTAGGCTTTATTCTTCATAATGAATCTATTACTATTCGCCCAGCTGCATTTACAAAATACTCAAGAAAAATGAAAAGAGGGGTAAGTTTAGCAAAGCAGACTCAAAGGAAATATAATAGAATCCGTCAAAAAAATAATCAAGATAATAAAGAATTATTTAAGAAAAAGTTATACACAACCTATTCCCATTTTGGAAAGAGAAATTTTATTTCTTATGGAAAAAAAGCTGCTAAAACTATGAACTCACCACAAATTAGAAAGCAATTAAAACCATTATGGAAAAAACTTCAATCCAAAATTGAATCAGAATAA
- a CDS encoding glutathione S-transferase family protein, protein MIRLHHLNQSRSLRILWLLEELGVPYEAVPYQRNAETHLAPDRLKAVHPLGKSPVIEIDGKVFAESEAITQLLIERFAPDRLRPAIDSPEYGYYLQWIAFSESSLMLPLLLELFTHAAGVGDNPFLSQYIGGEKQKLLSYLNDSLAGKRYIVGDRLSGADFMLSFDLVILESKGQLEDYPHIKQYVQHLSQLESYQRAMQIEAKLDTSKQ, encoded by the coding sequence ATGATTCGTTTACATCATTTAAATCAATCGCGTTCACTCAGAATCTTATGGCTTTTAGAAGAATTGGGCGTGCCCTATGAAGCCGTTCCTTATCAGCGCAACGCCGAAACCCACCTTGCCCCCGACCGCCTAAAAGCCGTTCACCCTCTTGGCAAATCTCCGGTGATTGAAATCGACGGCAAGGTATTTGCCGAATCCGAAGCCATTACCCAGCTGCTTATCGAACGCTTCGCCCCCGACCGCCTGCGCCCTGCCATAGATAGCCCCGAATACGGCTATTATCTGCAATGGATCGCATTTTCCGAAAGCTCATTGATGCTGCCGCTGCTATTGGAATTGTTTACCCATGCCGCAGGCGTGGGCGATAATCCTTTCCTCAGCCAATATATCGGCGGCGAAAAGCAAAAACTGCTCAGCTATCTCAACGATTCGCTGGCAGGCAAACGCTATATTGTCGGCGACCGCCTCAGCGGAGCTGATTTTATGCTCAGTTTCGATCTGGTTATTCTGGAAAGCAAAGGGCAATTGGAAGACTATCCCCATATCAAACAATATGTTCAGCATTTATCCCAGCTCGAAAGCTATCAACGCGCTATGCAAATCGAAGCCAAACTGGATACATCGAAGCAATAA
- a CDS encoding NADP-dependent oxidoreductase, giving the protein MTFNLTQNNQQNRQIRLASRPHGKPTDSNFEWASTDIPQPNQGQMLLRTLYLSLDPYMRGRMSDAPSYAPPLNIGDVMIGGTVSQVVRSNIESFQAGDIVVAQSGWQDYSLSNGEGVYKLPKDMPHLSYALGVLGMPGFTAYMGLTDIGKPQAGETLVVAAATGPVGATVGQIGKLKGLNVIGVAGGAEKCRFAVEELGFDQCLDHYADDFARQLAKACPKGIDIYYENVGGKVFDAVMPLLNTHARIPVCGLASQYNRTELPDGKDRLSALMGLILVKQLTVKGFIIFEAYPQHFTPFLETMGNWLAEGKIKTKEHIINGLEHAPQGFVDMLYGQNFGKTVVKVADID; this is encoded by the coding sequence ATGACTTTCAACCTCACCCAAAACAATCAGCAAAACCGCCAAATCAGGCTCGCCAGCCGTCCGCACGGCAAGCCGACGGATAGCAATTTCGAATGGGCCAGCACTGATATCCCCCAGCCCAATCAAGGGCAAATGTTGTTGCGAACCCTTTATTTATCGCTCGACCCCTATATGCGCGGCCGTATGAGTGATGCGCCGAGCTATGCCCCGCCTTTGAATATCGGCGATGTGATGATAGGCGGCACGGTTTCGCAAGTTGTCCGCTCGAATATTGAGAGTTTTCAGGCAGGCGATATTGTGGTCGCCCAATCAGGCTGGCAGGATTACAGCCTCAGCAATGGCGAGGGCGTGTATAAACTGCCCAAAGATATGCCGCATCTTTCCTATGCCTTGGGCGTATTGGGTATGCCGGGCTTCACCGCCTATATGGGGCTTACTGATATCGGCAAACCGCAAGCGGGGGAAACTTTGGTTGTGGCAGCGGCGACCGGCCCGGTGGGCGCAACCGTCGGCCAAATCGGCAAACTGAAAGGCTTGAATGTTATCGGTGTGGCCGGCGGCGCCGAGAAATGCCGCTTTGCCGTTGAAGAATTGGGCTTTGATCAATGCCTCGACCATTATGCCGATGATTTTGCCCGGCAGCTGGCCAAAGCCTGCCCGAAAGGTATTGATATTTATTATGAAAACGTTGGCGGCAAAGTATTCGATGCCGTGATGCCGCTGCTAAACACCCACGCCCGCATTCCCGTTTGCGGCTTGGCCTCACAATACAACCGAACCGAACTGCCCGACGGCAAAGACCGCCTAAGCGCATTAATGGGGCTGATTCTCGTTAAACAGCTAACGGTGAAAGGTTTTATTATTTTTGAAGCCTATCCCCAACATTTCACACCGTTTTTAGAAACCATGGGCAACTGGCTGGCAGAGGGCAAAATCAAAACCAAAGAACACATCATCAACGGTTTGGAACACGCCCCGCAAGGCTTTGTTGATATGCTTTACGGCCAAAACTTCGGCAAAACAGTGGTTAAAGTAGCGGATATAGATTAA
- a CDS encoding iron-containing alcohol dehydrogenase yields MNNFEYYNPVRIIFGEGQIKKLSELVPEKARVLITYGGGSAKRTGTLDEVKAALTANGARTVFEFGGIEPNPEFTTLLKAADMVNRERINFILAVGGGSVIDGSKFVALVSSLTEADGTVSRDRAWAALTSYAVKVDHAVDLGAVLTIPATGSEMNPGGVVNYSERHAKLPFRSPLAYPKFSILDPAKTLTLPEQQVMNGIADAYVHVMEQYLTYPVNAKVQDAFSESLLKILIEEGPAVKQQPDNIEIRKNIMWTATMALNGLIGAGVPQDWTTHMIGHELTSLYGIDHARTLTIVLPSLMRELKDSKKEKLLQYARNVWAITNPQGNMSEDEIIEAAIVETENFFKSLGLPIRLADAGLDESAISAVLKQLEEHGMVALGEHKQNDLTVSQRILERAADRAS; encoded by the coding sequence ATGAATAATTTTGAATACTACAATCCGGTGCGGATTATTTTTGGCGAAGGGCAGATTAAAAAGCTGTCGGAATTGGTGCCTGAAAAAGCGCGGGTATTGATTACTTATGGCGGCGGCTCGGCCAAACGCACCGGCACCTTAGACGAAGTGAAAGCGGCTTTAACGGCCAATGGCGCGCGTACGGTTTTTGAATTCGGCGGCATCGAGCCCAATCCCGAATTTACCACCTTATTAAAAGCCGCCGATATGGTGAATCGGGAGCGCATTAATTTTATTTTGGCCGTGGGCGGCGGTTCGGTGATTGACGGCAGTAAATTTGTGGCGTTGGTGTCTTCGTTAACGGAAGCCGACGGTACGGTATCGCGCGATCGGGCTTGGGCGGCGTTAACCAGCTATGCCGTGAAAGTGGATCATGCGGTTGATTTGGGCGCAGTGCTAACCATTCCGGCCACCGGTTCGGAAATGAATCCGGGCGGCGTGGTGAATTATAGCGAACGCCACGCGAAGCTGCCTTTCCGCAGCCCGTTGGCTTATCCGAAATTTTCTATTTTAGACCCGGCCAAAACCCTCACCCTGCCGGAACAACAGGTGATGAACGGCATTGCCGATGCTTATGTTCACGTGATGGAACAATATCTCACCTATCCCGTGAATGCCAAAGTGCAAGATGCTTTTTCGGAAAGCCTGCTGAAAATCTTAATCGAAGAAGGCCCTGCGGTGAAACAGCAGCCAGACAATATTGAAATACGCAAGAATATTATGTGGACGGCCACCATGGCATTAAACGGCCTGATTGGTGCGGGCGTGCCGCAAGATTGGACCACGCATATGATCGGCCACGAGCTCACCTCACTTTACGGCATCGACCATGCCCGCACCCTCACCATTGTATTGCCCTCGCTCATGCGTGAATTGAAAGACAGCAAAAAAGAAAAATTATTGCAATATGCCCGCAATGTTTGGGCGATAACCAACCCTCAGGGCAATATGAGCGAAGACGAAATCATTGAAGCGGCCATTGTTGAAACGGAAAACTTCTTTAAATCATTGGGCCTGCCTATCCGTTTGGCAGACGCAGGGCTAGACGAATCGGCTATATCCGCTGTTTTAAAACAATTAGAAGAACACGGCATGGTTGCATTGGGCGAACATAAGCAAAACGATTTGACCGTATCCCAACGTATATTGGAACGTGCCGCCGACCGCGCCAGCTAA
- a CDS encoding AraC family transcriptional regulator encodes MIKPSMIAQLKAMLPKNQTVESAIPGLYFYCADRPSEILGYIQEPSICIVLQGERKIYLGSDCQYFNGSHLMFCPVNLPLRMHIEQATAEQPVIVMSMKLEIEMIRDMLAKIPPKPKENHAHKGIQWTLDDQLLAVFERLIDLLNRPEDITVLSNLIKQEIYYRLLTAEQGGKLQQLAANSSHTRQIAQATEWLKNHLDQPIMVEDLAKTCGMSVSMFYQQFKEITRLSPLQYHKHLRLTEARKLNKAGNISIAQIAMQVGYESPSQFSREYKRQFGVAPSGDRG; translated from the coding sequence ATGATCAAACCAAGTATGATTGCACAATTGAAAGCGATGTTGCCGAAAAATCAAACAGTTGAATCCGCGATTCCCGGCCTGTATTTTTATTGCGCCGACAGGCCGAGCGAAATACTCGGCTATATTCAAGAGCCGAGTATTTGTATTGTGTTGCAAGGCGAGCGCAAGATTTATTTAGGCTCCGACTGCCAATATTTTAATGGCAGCCATTTAATGTTTTGCCCCGTTAACCTGCCCCTGCGCATGCATATCGAACAGGCCACGGCCGAGCAGCCCGTGATTGTTATGTCTATGAAATTGGAAATAGAGATGATTCGGGATATGTTGGCCAAAATCCCCCCGAAACCAAAAGAAAACCATGCCCACAAAGGTATTCAGTGGACATTAGACGATCAATTGCTGGCCGTATTCGAACGGCTGATTGATTTATTAAACCGGCCCGAAGACATTACCGTTTTATCAAACCTCATTAAGCAAGAAATATACTACCGCCTGCTCACCGCCGAGCAGGGCGGGAAGTTGCAACAATTGGCGGCAAACAGCAGCCATACCCGACAGATAGCCCAGGCAACCGAATGGCTAAAAAACCATCTCGACCAGCCCATTATGGTGGAAGACCTAGCCAAAACCTGCGGCATGAGTGTTTCGATGTTTTATCAGCAGTTTAAAGAAATCACCCGACTCAGCCCCCTGCAATACCACAAACACCTACGCCTCACCGAAGCCCGCAAACTCAATAAAGCCGGCAATATATCCATTGCCCAAATCGCCATGCAGGTGGGCTATGAAAGCCCGAGCCAGTTTAGCAGGGAATATAAACGGCAGTTTGGGGTGGCGCCTAGTGGGGATAGGGGGTGA